The genomic region TCCTATGGTTCTACCCTTCGTTTGGTAGAACAGGCGGCTAAAGAATTACAGGAAGTGGGTATTGATGCCGAAATCATCGATGTGCAATCATTATTGCCTTTCGATATCAATCATGACATCGTGAAAAGCCTTGCCAAAACCAATCGCTTACTGGTAATCGATGAAGACGTACCAGGTGGTGCTTCGGCTTATATCTTACAACAGATCATCGACACTCAAAAAGGATACCTGCACTTAGACAGTCAGCCGCAAACATTGGCTGCCAAAGCGCATCGTCCGGCTTATGGAACCGACGGGGATTATTTCTCTAAACCATCTGTAGAAGATATCTTCGAAAAGGTTTATGAAATTATGAATGAAGTAAATCCTTCAAAATATCCAGGTCTTTATTAATAAAAGACCTTTAAAAAACCGGAATTCGTTCCGGTTTTTTTTGCTACTTACTTAGCATTAATCACATTACTATTGAAGTACCGGATATTGATTTTATTTAAAACACCGTTTAAATAATCCAACTTAAAACTTGCTTATGCCGGATAACTATTATATCCTAACCGGTGGTCCCGGTTCCGGAAAAACCACCTTAATCGAAGCACTAGCGCAAAGCAGTTATTCGTGTATCCCCGAAGTGGCCCGGGAAATTATCAGCGAACAAATCCGGGATAATGGTAGTGCACTACCCTGGCAGGATTATGTTTTATATACTGAGATCATGCTCGAGCGTTCAGTTTTAAGTTATACGGAAACCGCAAAAAAGCACATTACAAACCAGCCAGTTTTCTTTGATCGCGGTATTCCCGATACGTTATGTTATGCCGAATTAACAAAGCAACCGATTACCGAAAAAATGACAGCGTATGCCCGGGAGTATCGTTACAATCGTAACGTTTTTATCCTACCGCCCTGGGAAGCGATTTATCATACCGATGCCGAACGCAAGCAAAGTTGGGAAGAAGCCGTTGCTACCTACGAGCAAATGGTACAAACCTATCGTCAACACGGTTATACCATTATTGAAGTGCCACAAGACACTGTCGAAAACCGACTGGCTTTTATACTCCGGCATACAAAAGCAACTTCGAAAAATATGTGATCAAACCTAAATCCGTGTATTTTCCACATCAAAACAGTAGCTATTTTTAGATTTTATTTTTTTCTTTTCAGATTGTAACAAAAAACAAATAATAATCAAAAAGTGTTGTTTTTTAGAATACTATAAAAAATCGTACATTTATAACACGAAAAGTTATACGAATACCGTTACTAAAATATAATCGAAACTGGTTATCATGCTGGAAAAACAATGCTACATTAACAAAGAACTTTTTTTACAACGACCGAAACCTTTGGATATTCCGACTTTTATTTCGCTTTTTTCCGGATTAACCGAAAAAGTAGATTCAAAGCCGTTCCACGATGATTTCGCAGTCCTGGAAATTGATCCTTCCGTAAAACCAGTTGGCGTGGCCCGCTTTGGATTTACAAGCGTACTACTTTGCCTTTCCGGCAGTCTGGATAGCATTGTGGGTCAGCATCAATTTACCATAAAAGCACACGATATCGCTATTATTCCGGCCGAACATATTAATGCTTTATCCGGGTTTTCAGCCGATTTTAAAGCCAAATTAATCGTATTCCGATCTGATTTTCTAAGAAAAGGATTCCTGAATACCGCTATTTTGGATGAATTACTCTACATCAATCCGGATTATCCGCCCATTTTTGAACTGGACACGGATAATTTTGAGGCCAATCTGTATAAGTTCGATAAGATACTGGAAGAACAAAATAAGACCAATCCTTTTTTTCTGGATATGATCCGGTTATATCTGGTTCAGATTCTGTTCGATTACAATCGCGTTTGCGAAATCTGTCTGCTCAATTCCACAACCAATATGAACCGGCAGTTTCAGATTGTTCATAAATTCCGAAAACTGATTGACCTTCATTTTGCCACGCTTAAAACCGTAAAAGAATATGCCGACTTATTGCATATCACTCCGAAATACCTAAGCGAATGTACCAAACAACAACTGGGCTATTCTGCCATTGATTTGATTCATCAACGCATTCTCCTGGAATCGGAATTTTTATTACGCTATTCCGAACTGACCATTAAAGAAATTTCGATTTTTCTGAATTTTGATACGATTTCACATTTTGGACGTTTCTTTAAAGCACAAAAAAAACAGACACCATCCGAATACCGTCAAATTCGGTAAAATTGGTTCTTATAACCGCAATACCGCTCTTGATGTCCCTGTAGTTTTAGCGGAAATTTGCCTAAAAAATTATATGAAACATTTTTTAGCAACAGCTATTTTGACCGGGTTATTCGTTGTAACCGCCTGTCAGAACCAAACAAAAACAACAGTTACCATGAATGAAAACACAAACGGTTTCAGTGCCGTTCAGTTTCGAATCGCACGTCCTACCAACAATTTAAAAGCGGTTGTAACTTTTTACAAAGAGGCTTTAGGTTTAAAAGAATTGGGTTCTTTTTCCGGACACGATGGTTACGACGGAGTGATGCTTGGCCTTCCGGGAGAACAGTATCACCTGGAATTTACGCAACACGACAGTCAGACTGCTTTACCGGAACCAACCCGTGAAAACATACTGGTTTTTTATTTCGATACACCCGAAAAATACCATCAGGCTGTGCAACGGATGACCGATTCCGGATTCACTCCCGTAGCACCGGAAAATCCCTATTGGAACGGGAAAAGTGAAACCTATGAAGATCCCGATAAATGGCGGGTAGTTCTTTTTAACGGAATATATAAACCCTGATTAAAAAAAGTACCCTTCCAATACCGGAGCTGAAATCCCGTATTGGAAGGATTCCTCATTTTGATTTACCTCATTCGTTTTTATCTTTATTCAACATACTTACAAGAATTTACATATGTTTTAGCAATTAAACGCTTCTTTTATTCCTACAATTCTGCTAAATTTGAGATAACAATCAAAAATAATCGATTATGGACAAACCTATTCAAAAAATAACGCCTTTTCTCTGGTTTAACAATCAGGCGGAAGAAGCCATGAATTTCTACATTTCCATTTTCAACAATGCCCGCGTACTCAAAACCAGCTATTATAGCGAAGGTGGTCCGGCTCCTGCCGGTACGCTAATGACAGCCAGCTTTCTATTGGAAGGACAGGAGTTTGTTGCACTAAATGGCGGTCCGCAATTTACCTTTACACCAGCCATTTCATTTGTCGTAAATTGTCACAATCAGGATGAAATTGATCTTTTATGGGATAAACTTTCCGAAGGTGGTCAGCAGCAAAAATGCGGTTGGTTACAGGACCGATACGGTGTATCCTGGCAAATCGTACCCGCCAATATGGGTGAACTTATGGGTTCTAACGATCCCGAAAAATCCCATCGCGTGATGATGGCTTTATTACAAATGGACAAGCTTGATATTAATACGCTACAACAAGCCTATAATGGCGCTTAAAAAGATCTCCTATGCATCCACAAACCTATAGTGCTAAAGCCGCAATGCTAATACGCAGACCGGTTTCCGAAGTATTTGAAGCCTTTATCAATCCGGATATCACCACGAAATTCTGGTTTACCAAAAGTAGCGGACCACTCGAAGCCGGAAAATCCGTACAATGGGATTGGGAAATGTACAAGCATTCTGTTACAATAACCGTAAAAACCGTCGAACCGAACAAACGTATCGTGATCGAATGGCCTACTACGGTAGAATTTACTTTTACCGCACGGGAAGACAATACTACTTTTGTGAGCATTACCGATTCCGGTTACGATGGAACTGTAGATGAAATTATTGCCGATGTCCGCAACTCTACCGAAGGTTTTACACTCGTTTTGGCCTCTTTAAAGGCACTTTTGGAACACCATATCAACTTAGCATTGGTAGCTGACCGTTTTCCTGATTTTGAATAATAAAACCTTTTGTGCATATTCTTAAAAGACTATTTATCGAAATAAATTAAGCTACCCTATGAAAATTCTGCAATTTAAAATCGAAATCAAAGCATCTCCTACGACTGTATGGAATGCTTTATGGGAAATTGGCAATTACGAAAAGTGGGTTCATGTTTTTAGTGAAGGTTCCACTGCTGTTTCCGACTGGAAAGAAGGAAGTACCATACTTTTTGTAGATAATGATCATCAAAATGGAATGTACAGTATAATCGACCAACTGGTACCGAACAAATTGATGTCTTTTAAGCATCTTGGCATTTTAAAAAACGGTCAGCGGGAACCCTTAAACGACGAAACCCGAAAATGGTCGGGAATCACCGAAAATTACATTTTAATCGCTCTGGAAGATGTTACCCAATTGGAAGTGAGCATGGACATTCCCGAAGATTTTGAGGCCTATTTTAATCAAAAATTTCCGCAGGCGTTGGAAATTGTAAAGAAAATTGCGGAAAACAACTTATAAACTCATATCCTGATAATTATGGCATTATTCATAAAGTGGCAGGATTTCCTGGAATTGTTTTTTCCCTTTTAACGTCAGATACGGATAAATGGAATGCATAAATAAAAGCGTATGGTTTCCCATCGGGCGGTAGCCAATTGCATTTTCGGTGATTTCTTCGGCCGAAAGATAAAAATCCAAAATGATCTGGATACGCTTGTACAACATTTCGTATTCGTCCGGTAATTCTGCCTCGCGAAACAAACCGGAATCGATAAATTGTTCAATCATTCGCAAAAACTGTAGCTTACGTGAAATGATCAGTTGCTTATAATGCGCCGAAATAACATCGTTATTACGCATCAGGTGCACGATGTCCAAATAAACAAAACGATACGCATAAATGGTTACAAAAAAGCTATCCACAAAAGTAATCAGATTCTGTAAACTCACCTCCTTCTCGCCCATCTGTCTAAATTCTTCACTAATCCAGTTAACCAGATCAAAATATAAGGCCTCCTCTATATTTTCTTTCTTTTTAAAATGATAGGTTAGATTTCCAGGACTTATTCCCAAATGATCCGATATTTTTCGCTGGCTTACATTCGGCAATCCATAAGTATTGAAAAGCTGTAAAGCGGCTTCCAATATTTTCTTTTTTGTTTTATTCATCGTGCAAAAATATAAAAATTAGTACAACTGTACTAATTTTAACTTTATTTAGTACATTTGCCCTAAAATATTTACTCCCATGAAAGTAATTGAAGTTACCTATATGCCTGGCGAAAAAGTACTAAGTAATCTAACCCGAATTGATTTTTCCGATACATTTGCAACCACTAATCATATAAATTCAATTACAGAAATAACCCAACTTATTTTTGGCCGTTCTCCAAAATGGATCCGTGCCTTGTTTGCTGTCCGGAATTTTATAGTGCGCTTTATCGGTCTGAAAAACAACAAACCAGCAGACTATAAAGTCGGTTTTGAAATAGGTCACTACATTGGATTTTTCCGGATTTTTTCAATAACCGAAAATGAAATGCTACTGGGTGCCGACGATACACATCTAAATTTCAGAGCCGTGATCACAAACTCGCAAACGCCTTTATACAATATAAAAGTCACAACGCTCGTATCGTACAACAACCGTAAGGGACGTATCTATATGCAGTTTATAAAACCCTTTCATCGTATGGTTGTTAAAAACATGGTACGGCAAGCCTATAAAAACCCCAATGCTTAAACGAATCCTAAAAGAAAAAAATCTTTGAAATTGGCTAAATAATCGGTACTTTTAAGGGAATCCAAAAAACTAAATACATTCCCCATGGCAAAGTATTTTATTTCCTTTCTCATTTTACTGTCATTTTCTACTAGCTGGGCTTTAAAACCGGATAAAAACTATGTCGCAAAACCGGAAGATCTTTCGTTACGCTATACAACCAGTACGATTACCACTTCCGATGGATATGCGTTACATTCCTGGACCATTCAACCCGATCCGGCGAACGATAAAAGGACCACTTTGATTCTGACTTATGGCGATTCCGGCAACATGTCCTATTGGCTCAATCAGGCGTGGGTCGCATCGAATAATGGTTATACCGTAGTACTTTTTGATTATCGCGGTTTCGGGCAAAGTCAGGATTTTACGATCAATAATGATTACCTGTATTATAATGAATTTGTAACCGATCTGGAAGCTGTAATCCAATGGACTAAAACCAAAAATAAAAATAACAAAACCGGTATCTGGGCATTTTCAATGGGAACCATTATGACCAACATGGCCCTACAAAAACAGTCGGTCGATTTTGTAATTGCCGAAGGTTTGGTTTTCGATCCATCTGCCATTGCCGCCAAAATCAAACAGGCTAAAGACAAAACGATACTCCTGCCGGATACAAATTTCAACATTCAAAAATTATCGTCTACGATCCGCTGCCCTTATTTGCTTTTTGCCGGAGAACAAGACAAAATGACTACAGTGGCAGACAGTAAGTTGTTTTCGGAAATGGCTGCAAACAGAGAATTAATCGTATTTGACGGGAATCATCTGGAAGGTTTTACCAAATTATCGCAGGGGGATTTTGGTACTACCTATATGCAAAAAATAAACAGTTTTATACAACGTTAACTCCACAATCTTACAAACCATGCAGAATAGTAAAGGCCTTACCACTCGGGAAGTACTCGAATCCCGAAAAAAATACGGTAAAAACGAAGTCGACTACAAAAAAGAAAACGGATTCCGAAAAGCTGTAAAAGAGTTATTGAAAGAACCGATGGTCGTACTCCTTCTGATTGCTGCACTATTGTATTTTATCAGTGGTAATACCGACGATGCGATTTTCCTTGCCTCTGCCATTGTTCTGGTAGCGGCAATCTCTTTATATCAGGATTCCCGAAGCCGGAATGCCCTTGAAAAATTAAAAGCCTATACCGAACCGGAATGTACCGTGATTCGCAACGGCATTACCGAAAAAATAAAAAGTACTGAACTCGTTGTAGGCGATCATCTCGTTGTGGAAGAAGGAACTTCTATTGCTGCCGATGCCCGGATTATACAGGCTAACGACTTTTCGGTTAACGAATCGATTCTCACCGGCGAATCCCTTTCCGTGACCAAAGATCCGGCAAATCCGGAACCCTACCTTTATCAGGGAACCACCGTTGTAAGCGGACTTGCGATTGCAATTGTTACGGCTATTGGCAATCAAACCCGGTTGGGGCAAATCGGGAAAAGTCTCGAAAACATCAAAGAGGAAAAAACACCGCTCGAACAACAAATCGGGAATTTTGTCAAAAAAATGGTGCTTTTGGGCGCTGTTATCTTCCTGATCGTATGGAGTCTTAATTACTATCATTCCGGAAACCTACTCGACAGTTTACTCAAAGCGCTAACACTCGCCATGAGTATACTCCCGGAAGAAATTCCGGTAGCTTTTACCACATTTATGGCTCTCGGCGCCTGGCGTTTAATGCGGTTGGGAATATTGGTCAAACAAATGAAAACGGTGGAAACCCTTGGCAGTGCTACCGTGATCTGTACCGATAAAACCGGAACGCTTACCGAAAACAAAATGAGCCTGGCTAAAATCTATTCGTTTGAAACCGATACGATTTCGGATTATTCCGGTAATCCCAATAAAGACGTAAGTGAAATTATCCGCATGGCAATGTGGTCCAGTGAGCCAATTCCTTTTGATCCGATGGAAATCGCGCTTCATAACGCCTATCGCGAAACCCATAGTCATGACGAACGGCCAGACTATACAATGGCTCACGAATACCCTTTAGGCGGTAAGCCACCCATGATGACACATATTTTCGAAAATACCACCAAAAACCGTATTATTGCTGCCAAAGGTGCGCCCGAAGCTTTTTTAGACTGTATCCCTTTTGACGAAACGCAAAAAAAGAAAATCACCAATGCGATGCAACAACTCGCTTCCAACGGTTACCGTATTCTAGGCGTAGCCGAGGCCACTTTTGACGGAAATCAATACCCCAAACAACAACAGGATTTCCCTTTTGTATTCAAAGGTATTGTTGCGTTTTACGATCCTCCGAAAAAAAATATCGGCGAAGTATTACAACAATTTTATAAAGCCGGTATTATGGTAAAAATTGTAACAGGCGACAATGCCGAAACTACGACAGCCATAGCCCGACAAATTCAATTTTCGGGTAGCGAAAACAGTTTAAACGGAGACGAATTGGTACGGATGGACGAACAGGAATTACAACAAAGAGTCCAAAACACTCAGGTGTTTACCCGTATGTATCCCGAAGCCAAACTCAAAATCATCAACGCTTTAAAAGCTCAGGGAGAAATCGTAGCCATGACCGGCGACGGTGTGAACGACGGACCGGCGCTAAAAGCTGCACATATCGGTATTGCCATGGGAAAAAAAGGAACCGAAATTGCCAAACAGGCGGCTTCATTGATTTTACTCGAAGACGATTTATCAAAAATGGTCACGGCAATTGCGATGGGAAGGCGAATCTATACCAATCTGAAAAAAGCAATCCAGTATATCATTTCAATTCATATCCCGATTATTCTAACGGTATTTTTACCGCTTGCTCTGGGTTGGATATATCCAAACATCTTTTCGCCGGTTCACGTGATTTTTCTCGAATTGATCATGGGACCTACCTGTTCTATCATTTATGAAAACGAACCAATGGAAGCCAACAGTATGAACGAAAAACCACGACCATTTTCGGCTACCTTTTTTAACTGGAAAGAACTTTTTACCAGCATTGTCCAAGGATTGGGGATCACCGCCGGAATTATCGGTGTATATCAATTTGCAGTTCAAAACGATTATAGCGAAAACGCTACGCGAACCCTGGTTTTTACGACATTGATCATTGCAAATATCTTTCTAACGTTGGTGAATCGTTCGTTTTACTATTCCGTGATACGAACATTGCGTTATAAAAACAACATGATCACATGGATCATTTTATTGACACTATTGATGCTCGCTCTGATGTTGTTTGTTCCGCCATTGACTTCCTTTTTTGAGTTCGAACAGTTGTCATTACCATCATTAATGCTTGGCAGTGCCATTGGTTTTCTATCGGTTATTTGGTTTGAACTGGTTAAAGGATGGAAACGTAGCAACGATTACAATCATAACGAACCTAAAAAATAGTTCTATTGTAAAAAACGTTTTTTTAATCCAGTGACGTTTATATTTTATGTAATTTCGACCTCTATTTGGAAGCTTACTATGACGAACGAACAAACCGCAATTAAAACAACTTATTTCAGTATTATCGGGAATACCGCTCTGGCGCTGATTAAAGGATTAACCGGTTATTTTGGGAACTCCTACGCCCTAATTGCCGATGCAATCGAATCGACTACCGATATTTTTGCTTCGTTTCTGGTGTTGTTCGGGATTAAATATTCCAATAGACCAGCCGACAAAAATCATCCTTACGGACACGGACGCGCCGAACCATTGATCACCTTCCTTGTTGTAGGCTTTCTGATCACTTCGGCTACGATTATTGCCTACGAAAGCATTATCAATATCAGTACACCACACGACCTGCCAAAACCGTATACACTGATTGTTTTGGGTGCCATCATTATCTGGAAAGAGATTTCATTTCGGATGGTTTATAAAAAAGGTATCGAAACCAACAGTTCGTCATTAAAAGCCGATGCCTGGCACCACCGAAGCGATGCAATTACCTCACTTGCAGCTTTTATAGGAATTTCCATAGCCTTGTTTTTTGGAAAAGGATACGAATCGGCCGACGATTGGGCGGCTTTATTTGCGTCTTTTTTTATCCTTTATAACAGCTATCTGATTTTCCGTCCCGCTTTGGGTGAAATCATGGACGAACATTTTTACGACGATCTGATCGAAGAAATACGCACCATTTCAGTTCAGGTGGATGGTGTTATCGATACCGAAAAATGCTTTATCCGGAAATCCGGTATGAAATACCATGTGGATTTGCACGCTATTGTCAACGCGCAGCTTACCGTTAAAGAAGGTCATGAAATCGCACACCGACTTAAAGATACGCTGAAAAAACAAATTCCGGAACTGGGCCATATTCTGATCCATATCGAACCCAACGAATAATTTTTTACGGCAACTGACATACTGTTGTCACTCGCCACTACTACTTTCGTGCTGTTAGTAATTTAATCACATAACACCATGATAAAAGTACCCCTGAAGGCTTCCGTAATGGAATTTACCCGTTTCCGAATAACCGAAAACACCACAGAAGAAGCACTCCTAAAAACCATTTCCGATTTCGAAAATGATTTTCTGGCACATCAGAAAGGCATTGTTTTTCATTGTCTGGCTAAAAACGATAAAGGAGAATATGCGAATATTCTTCTCGCCGAATACACTGCCGTACTTACGGCCATTGAAAAAGATATCGTTTCGAATCCCGGTGCGCTTTCTTTTTTAAAGCTGATCGATAAAACAACGGTCGACATCCATTATCTGGACATCGAAAAAGAGGCCTTCTTTATGCCGGAACATTTTTCCTGTATTGAATTCGGAACATTTGCCTTAAAAAAAGGAAATCTTCAGGAATTGCTAATGGTTTCCGATACTATTGAAAGAAATTACCTGTCGCGCTTTCCAAACACCCAATTGCATTTTATCGGATCGCTTTCGGAAGATCTGTATGCCGAAGTGACGTTTGGTACCACATTGGAAGCCACACAGCAAATCTGCTCCGGTTATCTTTCCGATTCAAATTGCATGCCTTTAATGGAACTGATCGATGAAACCCGTATGACACTTGATTTTTGGTCGGTTGTATCTTAAAATCAGTTATAAAATGAATACTTTTGAACAATCTATTTCCCCTTGATCTTTAAAACAAAAATATGAATACCGAAAAAATAGAATCTTTTAGCGTGATCGGAATTTCTGTACGCACTACTAATGAAAACCAACAGGCAATGACGGATATCGGAGCGTTATGGCAACAATTTATATCCGAAAATCTTCTGGAAAAAATTCCGAACAAAATCGACACTACCATTTATTGCATTTATACCGATTACGAAAAAGACCATACGCAACCGTATACCACCATTTTGGGTTGCCGCGTATCCGATACAAGCCTTGTTCCGAATGGAATGGTCACAAAAACATTTATGTCCGGCACCTATGAAAAAATAGTCGCTAAAGGTAATATTTTTCAAGGCGCACTTGCCGAAGCCTGGTTTGATATCTGGAATTCCGACAGAAACAGAGCCTATACTGCCGATTTCGAAGTGTATTCCGAAAAAGCAAGCAATCCGGAAAATGCCGAAGTGGATATTTTTATTGCTATAGCTTAACAGCACTCAAAAAAATATATGACCGGTACCTACTATCGGTCTTATATTTTTGAGCACAAAGCATTGGTATTTCCGCTTTGCATCGGAAACAAATTTTTCAGCACGATAACAACCATACCGATCACATTCGCAGTAGTCGTGGCGAGCAAACCAAGAAGTACATGATCCGAGAGTTCATAATGGTATAAGTTATTGTATTGCACAATATGCAGAACCCGATACAACCAAAAGACTAAAATTCCGGTATAAATCGCCGAAAACACAACTCTCAGAATAGTATTGATCCGGTATCGTTCGGTTCTGGATTTGTATTTTCTTATTTTTTCTTTCTCTAAATTCAGCGACAGACATTGTTCCTGTATTTCACCAATAACGAAATCTACAGGGTTGACCGATGTCTCATTTAGCAATATCCGTCCTACATTTTCGTCAAAATTATCCATCGATAGTGGCCATTTTTCCTTTATAATGTCGATAGATGTCTTCATCTTTTAATGGAATGTTACATCCTTTAGAATAAACACTTCGCCACGGAGTGCCATCCTGATGGGTCAAAGCACTTAAGTAAATGCCATCAAATTTGCCATAAATGGACCATATTTTATCCAAAAAAGTCTTATCCTGTTCGGTTATGGTTTCGGTAAGAGCAGTTAAAATTGTAGTAGTTATGTTCCACTTTTTATAGTTTTTCTTGATATTACTGTATAGGGTTGGAAAAACGGGTCCCATATCCCAGGCAATAGGATGTTCGTTGGTTAATCGTTTTTTCCCATCGGTGATGGCCAGATACCATCCGTAGGCGATATAAGTTAATTTGAGGAGTTTCATTGGGGTTAGTTCTCCGGCTTTTCCATATCTTTCGATAAAATAGTTGGCGATTGTTGTTGGGTTGTATGGCATAAACTTGATTTTTATGTTTCCCTAATTTACTTCTTCTTCACTGATAAAAAAAGTTTTCATCCTTGATAGTCCCAATTTGACTCTTAATGTATCTCTTCAAAACCGGCTTTTATATTTCCGATATAATTTTATACTTTTGAATACTAAAAAAATTAAACAATGGCACAAATCACTTTACAGGGAAATACGATCCATACCTATGGAGAATTACCTCAGGTAGGTACACACGCAAAAGATTTTCAACTGGTCAAAAACGACCTTTCCACGGCTTCATTATCGGATTTTAAAGGAAGTAAGGTTGTATTAAACATCTTCCCTAGCGTTGATACCGGTACTTGCGCAGCATCGGTACGTAAATTTAACGAAAAAGCCAGTAATCTGGAGAATACAAAAGTATTGTGTATTTCACGTGACTTACCATTTGCTCAGGCTCGTTTTTGTGGCGCAGAAGGTTTATCAAATGTGATCAACTTATCTGATTTCA from Flavobacterium sp. WV_118_3 harbors:
- a CDS encoding AAA family ATPase → MPDNYYILTGGPGSGKTTLIEALAQSSYSCIPEVAREIISEQIRDNGSALPWQDYVLYTEIMLERSVLSYTETAKKHITNQPVFFDRGIPDTLCYAELTKQPITEKMTAYAREYRYNRNVFILPPWEAIYHTDAERKQSWEEAVATYEQMVQTYRQHGYTIIEVPQDTVENRLAFILRHTKATSKNM
- a CDS encoding AraC family transcriptional regulator — encoded protein: MLEKQCYINKELFLQRPKPLDIPTFISLFSGLTEKVDSKPFHDDFAVLEIDPSVKPVGVARFGFTSVLLCLSGSLDSIVGQHQFTIKAHDIAIIPAEHINALSGFSADFKAKLIVFRSDFLRKGFLNTAILDELLYINPDYPPIFELDTDNFEANLYKFDKILEEQNKTNPFFLDMIRLYLVQILFDYNRVCEICLLNSTTNMNRQFQIVHKFRKLIDLHFATLKTVKEYADLLHITPKYLSECTKQQLGYSAIDLIHQRILLESEFLLRYSELTIKEISIFLNFDTISHFGRFFKAQKKQTPSEYRQIR
- a CDS encoding VOC family protein, encoding MKHFLATAILTGLFVVTACQNQTKTTVTMNENTNGFSAVQFRIARPTNNLKAVVTFYKEALGLKELGSFSGHDGYDGVMLGLPGEQYHLEFTQHDSQTALPEPTRENILVFYFDTPEKYHQAVQRMTDSGFTPVAPENPYWNGKSETYEDPDKWRVVLFNGIYKP
- a CDS encoding VOC family protein, translated to MDKPIQKITPFLWFNNQAEEAMNFYISIFNNARVLKTSYYSEGGPAPAGTLMTASFLLEGQEFVALNGGPQFTFTPAISFVVNCHNQDEIDLLWDKLSEGGQQQKCGWLQDRYGVSWQIVPANMGELMGSNDPEKSHRVMMALLQMDKLDINTLQQAYNGA
- a CDS encoding SRPBCC family protein; protein product: MHPQTYSAKAAMLIRRPVSEVFEAFINPDITTKFWFTKSSGPLEAGKSVQWDWEMYKHSVTITVKTVEPNKRIVIEWPTTVEFTFTAREDNTTFVSITDSGYDGTVDEIIADVRNSTEGFTLVLASLKALLEHHINLALVADRFPDFE
- a CDS encoding SRPBCC domain-containing protein gives rise to the protein MKILQFKIEIKASPTTVWNALWEIGNYEKWVHVFSEGSTAVSDWKEGSTILFVDNDHQNGMYSIIDQLVPNKLMSFKHLGILKNGQREPLNDETRKWSGITENYILIALEDVTQLEVSMDIPEDFEAYFNQKFPQALEIVKKIAENNL
- a CDS encoding TetR/AcrR family transcriptional regulator, which gives rise to MNKTKKKILEAALQLFNTYGLPNVSQRKISDHLGISPGNLTYHFKKKENIEEALYFDLVNWISEEFRQMGEKEVSLQNLITFVDSFFVTIYAYRFVYLDIVHLMRNNDVISAHYKQLIISRKLQFLRMIEQFIDSGLFREAELPDEYEMLYKRIQIILDFYLSAEEITENAIGYRPMGNHTLLFMHSIYPYLTLKGKKQFQEILPLYE
- a CDS encoding DUF2867 domain-containing protein yields the protein MKVIEVTYMPGEKVLSNLTRIDFSDTFATTNHINSITEITQLIFGRSPKWIRALFAVRNFIVRFIGLKNNKPADYKVGFEIGHYIGFFRIFSITENEMLLGADDTHLNFRAVITNSQTPLYNIKVTTLVSYNNRKGRIYMQFIKPFHRMVVKNMVRQAYKNPNA
- a CDS encoding alpha/beta hydrolase, which encodes MAKYFISFLILLSFSTSWALKPDKNYVAKPEDLSLRYTTSTITTSDGYALHSWTIQPDPANDKRTTLILTYGDSGNMSYWLNQAWVASNNGYTVVLFDYRGFGQSQDFTINNDYLYYNEFVTDLEAVIQWTKTKNKNNKTGIWAFSMGTIMTNMALQKQSVDFVIAEGLVFDPSAIAAKIKQAKDKTILLPDTNFNIQKLSSTIRCPYLLFAGEQDKMTTVADSKLFSEMAANRELIVFDGNHLEGFTKLSQGDFGTTYMQKINSFIQR
- a CDS encoding cation-translocating P-type ATPase, giving the protein MQNSKGLTTREVLESRKKYGKNEVDYKKENGFRKAVKELLKEPMVVLLLIAALLYFISGNTDDAIFLASAIVLVAAISLYQDSRSRNALEKLKAYTEPECTVIRNGITEKIKSTELVVGDHLVVEEGTSIAADARIIQANDFSVNESILTGESLSVTKDPANPEPYLYQGTTVVSGLAIAIVTAIGNQTRLGQIGKSLENIKEEKTPLEQQIGNFVKKMVLLGAVIFLIVWSLNYYHSGNLLDSLLKALTLAMSILPEEIPVAFTTFMALGAWRLMRLGILVKQMKTVETLGSATVICTDKTGTLTENKMSLAKIYSFETDTISDYSGNPNKDVSEIIRMAMWSSEPIPFDPMEIALHNAYRETHSHDERPDYTMAHEYPLGGKPPMMTHIFENTTKNRIIAAKGAPEAFLDCIPFDETQKKKITNAMQQLASNGYRILGVAEATFDGNQYPKQQQDFPFVFKGIVAFYDPPKKNIGEVLQQFYKAGIMVKIVTGDNAETTTAIARQIQFSGSENSLNGDELVRMDEQELQQRVQNTQVFTRMYPEAKLKIINALKAQGEIVAMTGDGVNDGPALKAAHIGIAMGKKGTEIAKQAASLILLEDDLSKMVTAIAMGRRIYTNLKKAIQYIISIHIPIILTVFLPLALGWIYPNIFSPVHVIFLELIMGPTCSIIYENEPMEANSMNEKPRPFSATFFNWKELFTSIVQGLGITAGIIGVYQFAVQNDYSENATRTLVFTTLIIANIFLTLVNRSFYYSVIRTLRYKNNMITWIILLTLLMLALMLFVPPLTSFFEFEQLSLPSLMLGSAIGFLSVIWFELVKGWKRSNDYNHNEPKK